One genomic region from Lycorma delicatula isolate Av1 chromosome 9, ASM4794821v1, whole genome shotgun sequence encodes:
- the LOC142330662 gene encoding sodium-independent sulfate anion transporter-like, with product MNREGQAFKYIRDKFPSLSVAKVKEEYVVNFISLPVAAGFINGASLNIIISLTPGLIGLPPTRGTFVVKLLELFHVISYTRYWSDFPLGITCIIILTVLFILSNIRIKYTCVEKTLKLISASSNAIIILSTTAATGLMDKYSEQPFIVVGTVKGGFRMPALPPFQTSIDNTTYNFKEMIFKLEGGLIAVPLVSALATISLAKSYS from the exons ATGAACCGAGAAGGACAGGCCTTTAAGTACATAAGAGACAAATTTCCTTCATTAAGTGTTGCAAAAgttaaggaag AATATGTAGTTAATTTCATATCATTGCCAGTAGCAGCTGGATTTATTAATGGAGCAtcattgaatataataatatcacTGACACCAGGTTTAATTGGATTACCACCAACAAGAGGTACCTTTGTTGTCAAGTTGTTAGAACTATTTCATGTTATTTCATACACACGATATTGGAGTGATTTTCCATTAGGAATTACATGTATTATCATACTTACTGTCTTGTTT ATACTAAgcaatatcagaataaaatatacatgTGTAGAAAAGACACTAAAATTAATATCAGCATCAAGCAATGCTATCATCATTTTATCTACTACAGCTGCTACAGGCTTAATGGACAAATACTCTGAGCAACCGTTTATTGTTGTAG GCACAGTAAAAGGAGGTTTTAGGATGCCTGCACTGCCTCCATTCCAAACATCAATTGATAAtacaacatataattttaaagaaatgattttcaaattAGAAGGAGGCCTTATAGCAGTTCCACTTGTATCTGCATTAGCTACAATATCATTAGCAAAATCTTATAgttag